The following DNA comes from bacterium.
AACAATCTCAAAAGTTCAGGGTGATGTGTGTAACTTTATTCCCTCTTGTTCCCATTACGGGTATGAGGCAATAAGAAAATATGATGTTATTAAAGGTGTATTAATGGCTTCCGATAGGATTCAAAGGTGCCATGGTTTCGCACTGCTTTATTTTCCTGATTATTATGGAATAAAGGAAGACTCTATCAGAGGAATAAAGGCTTTTGACCCGGTGAAATGACGGTGCTTTTATTGCTTATTTTTGGGCAATTCATTGAGTTTGCTAAACATTTGGAAGAAGAGGGAGACCTTTTTAGAGCGATATATGAGTACAAAAAGGTCTATTACGAGTCGAATGATCCTACCTTAAAAGACTTGGCGGCTAACAAAATTGCATATCTATCTCTTAGAATTGGTTCCTATGAAGATGCATTAATGTACGCTGAACGCATTTCGGATAACGACCCGTTGAAGAAGATAAAACTTGGATTCCCCAATTTGTATCTAAAAAATTACGAATTGGTTGAAAATTACTGGCAAAGCAATGACACCCTCCTTTCCTGGTTGTATTTAAGGAGGGGACAAATTGATAAAGCAAAGTCATTGATCCCTGATGTTTCGGTTATCAGAAAATCTCCTTTTATTGGAGGCTTGTTATCTGCTGCCATTCCAGGCACGGGCAGGATTTACGCTGGAAGAGCCTTTGATGGTGCACTTTCTTTAATAATAAATGTATCGACTGGTTATTTAGCTTACCGTGCATATAAGAGTGGCGGAAAACTTGAATTTTACCTTTATTCTACCTTGTTTTTGATCTTTTACCTCGGTGACATTTATGGTTCATATGTAGCGGTTAATGAATACAATAATGTTAGCCTTGAAAAAGCGGTCAAGGATTTTGAAGTCAGATTCAATGTATGGAAATATTGGTTTTAACCTATATACTCATCACAAGTATCGGTGATTCCTTATTTAAAGAAGGCGACTTTTTTAACGCTATAACAGAATACAAGAGAGAATTATATTTTGCCGCTTCAGATTCCAATTTGCTTCTCAGAAAAATCGCTATTTCTTATTTAAAAAGGGGAATGTTTGAAGAGGCGGCAAATTATTATTCGGATATTCTCTATGAGAATCCATCTAATGATGTTCAAATGCTTTTTACAATATGTTTGATAAATTTGAAAAAGTATGACGAGGCCCAAATAGTAATTGGAGATTTTACAGATAGTCTTGGTAGAATCCTATTCTCTATAGCATCTGCATTAGGCGGAAATTATTCTGAAGCTTTTCATATCCTTGATTCTTTGAGAGTAGAACATCCTAAATATCTTAGTTTAAATAAGTTAACAACTCTTACCAAAATTGTACCCGGTTTAGGGCTTGTATTCCTTGGTGACTTCCCACTATTTATTGGGACGTTAGCTTTAAGCGGATTTGGGGCCTATCTAATTTACTATTATCTTAAAAGAGGCCTTGTTTATGAGGCCATCCTTTCGGGTTACCCAATTATTGAGAGATTCTATGGTGGCGGAATAAGAAATACAAAAGTTAAGTACCGGCTTTATTATGATAATTTTTTCAAATCTCTTTTAAAGCAGTTGGAATCTGAGCTTATAAGACGCGAAGAAGCTTTCATTTTCAACCAATAATTAGAACTGCGGAACCATCTAACCTTGAGTATTTTACATCTTGTAAAGCTTTGTTTGCATGTTCTAAAGGATAAGTACTTATCAAAGGCCTTATTGGAATTTCAACGGCAAGTTTAATGGTTTCTTCAACATCTTCTCTCGTGCTATTTGCTGTTGACTTGAGGCTTCTTTCTTCATATAGCAAGCTATAAGGGAAGGAGGGGATGTCACTCATATAGATTCCCGCACTTACTACAGTGCCTCCTTTATCTACGTACCTCAGGCTCTCAATTAATGTTTCGCCGACAGGAGCAAATACTATTATACCGTCAAGCCTTTCTTCAAATGTGTCTCCCAG
Coding sequences within:
- a CDS encoding tetratricopeptide repeat protein; protein product: MEILVLTYILITSIGDSLFKEGDFFNAITEYKRELYFAASDSNLLLRKIAISYLKRGMFEEAANYYSDILYENPSNDVQMLFTICLINLKKYDEAQIVIGDFTDSLGRILFSIASALGGNYSEAFHILDSLRVEHPKYLSLNKLTTLTKIVPGLGLVFLGDFPLFIGTLALSGFGAYLIYYYLKRGLVYEAILSGYPIIERFYGGGIRNTKVKYRLYYDNFFKSLLKQLESELIRREEAFIFNQ